Genomic window (Bacteroidota bacterium):
GGTTGTTTTGTTGATATAATTTGATTTTCAATATCTTCAATTGTTCTTTTCCCGGATTGCAAAAGGCTGTCAGCCATATCTCTTTTAAGCTGTATGACCGGTATCCCGGCACTTGCCCCGGCCCGGTCGTAATAAATGCTCACCAGTTTGTCCTTATCATCCCATTGTTTTCCTGAGACCAGGATGACCCCGGCGGCTCCATGGTCTTTGGCCGTTATCACTTTGTCGCGGTCTCTGCCGTAACCGTAAGGATTATTCGGATCCGGTTCCCCTCTTATCATCATTACCCATTTACCGGAAACGTCGATCCCCTCAAAGTCATTCCAGGATACAGAATCATTTTGGAAATCAAATCCATAACCGGCAAACACTACCCGGGCCTCCAGTTTATTGCCGGAGGAAAACGCAAAAGGAGTATAATCTTCCCCAACTTTCAATGATTTACCCTGTATTTCCAGCGAGTTGTCTTCTCCCAGGATGACATCAGCTACAACTTCGAATTCCTGGAAATATGAACCGTTAACCGGCATTAAGCCCGCTTCATGGAATTGCTCTGCAATATAGGCCCGCGATAACGAATCTCCCATCGTTCCAGGCTTCCTGCCTGCCAAATCATCGGAGGCCAGATAACCAACATGGTCCCGGAGCTCGGAAGCGGTTATCTGAATGTTATTTTGCGAAAAACCTGATAATACAGAGAAAACGAGAGTGATAAGAAAAATAATTCTATTCATCCTGACTTAGTTTATGTAAAAAATGATTTTATTTTTTATGAGTATTGGGAAACATTAACACAAAGTTACAGGCGACAAGTTGCAAGCGACAACTCATCACTCACCCATCACTCATCACTCATCACCCACTCCCACACTACCTGTAGCCTGTAACCTGCATCCTGCAACCATAGAGAAGGTAACTTGATATTAATCATTCCCGATACTCATTTTATTTTTTTGTTTTCAACCCGGGTATTACATAGTTGCAACAAAATTACAAGTTTTCCGGTAAAGAAATGCCTGTGAGATTTTCACTCAGATTCCATAGGTTTTTTGCGGCTTCCGGGTTATAAGAAAAAGGGGAAGACTCAGTGATTGATTTATTGGTAAAATATTTGCCGGTAACACCGTTAATCTTGTCGCTATGCGCCAGGAATACTGAGGTTCCGGCTCCTTCCTCGACGCTTGCTCCACTGATGCCAAAACCTTCATAAAGTAGCTTCGTCGAAATTACTCCCGGATGCAGGCAATTTACACTGATGCCCATTTCTTTCACCTTTGAGGCCAGTTCATAAGTGAATAAAATATTACTCAGCTTCGATAAAGCGTATGCGCTGTAATCCATGTATGAGTTGATTTCCTGGATGTCGGCGAAATCGATTTTAGGACTGTTACGGTGAGCAATGGAGCTTACTATAATGATCTTGCCCTTCTCCGACTTCTTTAGCATATCAAGTAAAAGTAAGGTTAGACTATATACCGATAAATGATTTACAGCAAAGGTCATTTCATAACCATCGCGGGAAAAGTTTTGTTTTCGCTGATAGGTCCCGGCATTATTGATCAGTATGTCCAGATGGTCGAAACGTTTATGTAGCATACCCGACATTTCGCGGATGGATTTCTGTGATGACAGGTCGGATAAAATCAGAGTGAGGTCTCGGTTTCCTGTCTTTTCCCGTATTTCTTCCAGGGTTATCTCTCCTTTACGACGATTCTTGCCATGTATGATCACATGATAACCCAGCAAGGCAAGTTCTGTAGCAGTCTGTTTTCCAATACCATCGGTAGAT
Coding sequences:
- a CDS encoding SDR family NAD(P)-dependent oxidoreductase, yielding MKIALVTGSTDGIGKQTATELALLGYHVIIHGKNRRKGEITLEEIREKTGNRDLTLILSDLSSQKSIREMSGMLHKRFDHLDILINNAGTYQRKQNFSRDGYEMTFAVNHLSVYSLTLLLLDMLKKSEKGKIIIVSSIAHRNSPKIDFADIQEINSYMDYSAYALSKLSNILFTYELASKVKEMGISVNCLHPGVISTKLLYEGFGISGASVEEGAGTSVFLAHSDKINGVTGKYFTNKSITESSPFSYNPEAAKNLWNLSENLTGISLPENL